A stretch of the Desulfobacter sp. genome encodes the following:
- a CDS encoding outer membrane lipoprotein-sorting protein has product MILIILPSYVFGQPHTARKIMEMVDERDDGDRSISDMKMLLIDRNGSRRNRSLRTFGIDQGDDRYSIMFFLSPGDVRGTGFMSYDYDKEGKDDDQWLFLPALKKVKRIAFSDKSGSFMGSDFSYADLTKRCLEDYTYAFYKKKPEVEVYGKKCRVIESLPKAPDVIDKTGYVKSILFVRQDIHVIVRAIHYLEDNSIKYYDIKRLARIDGIWTALEIHMTRKKGKKTVHQTILTRENVAYNRESVNASLFTTRYLEKGL; this is encoded by the coding sequence ATGATTTTGATCATCCTGCCTTCCTATGTCTTCGGCCAACCACATACGGCCCGTAAAATCATGGAGATGGTGGACGAGCGTGATGACGGAGACCGGTCAATTTCAGATATGAAGATGTTGCTCATCGACAGGAACGGCTCCCGGAGGAACCGATCCCTCAGAACTTTCGGCATTGACCAGGGGGACGACCGCTACAGCATTATGTTCTTCCTATCCCCGGGAGATGTACGGGGAACAGGTTTTATGTCCTACGATTACGACAAGGAGGGCAAAGATGATGATCAATGGCTGTTTCTGCCGGCACTCAAAAAGGTAAAGCGGATCGCATTCAGCGACAAAAGCGGCAGTTTCATGGGATCCGACTTCAGCTACGCAGATCTCACCAAGAGATGTCTGGAAGATTACACCTATGCCTTTTACAAAAAAAAGCCGGAAGTGGAGGTTTACGGTAAAAAATGCCGGGTCATTGAAAGCCTTCCCAAAGCCCCTGACGTCATTGACAAAACAGGCTATGTCAAATCCATACTTTTCGTCCGGCAGGACATTCATGTGATTGTGCGGGCCATCCACTACCTGGAGGATAACTCCATAAAATACTATGATATCAAAAGGCTTGCACGGATCGACGGCATCTGGACTGCCCTGGAAATCCATATGACCCGGAAAAAGGGAAAGAAAACCGTTCACCAAACCATTCTCACCCGGGAAAACGTTGCCTATAATAGGGAGTCGGTCAATGCGTCGCTGTTCACGACCCGTTACCTTGAAAAAGGCCTCTAG
- a CDS encoding IS4 family transposase, which yields MTHISVPKKQLRSLNFDNFRCPLIKSLSKAPELQSRGDRPLKMTFEDQINALVYFHLQEHKSARHLIQDLKENVFAKENIAPDGGISRSSFCEAINHRGLEQLQFIFEDLYKQALECHPGEHAELGELVSIDGSLINAVLSMHWANYRKGSKKAKVHCGFDINHGIPNKIFLTEGNGAERTFVPKILSKGQTGVMDRGYQSHKEFDLLQEQGKHFVCRIKTRTTRTIIDNHETPSDSYIFYDALVKLGTPNQNQTKRPVRVVGYKIAGVKYYVATDRHDLTAEQIATIYKLRWTIEDFFKWWKEHLKVYHLIARSEYGLMVQILGGLITYLLLAIHCQKQFNEKVTIKRVRQLRTAILNDLFGCEEQGSHSSNRDNIVKDQKIIEQAKT from the coding sequence ATGACGCACATCTCAGTCCCTAAAAAACAACTACGGTCCCTGAACTTTGACAATTTCAGGTGCCCTCTGATAAAGTCACTTTCAAAAGCACCGGAATTACAATCTCGAGGAGACCGCCCTTTAAAAATGACATTCGAAGACCAGATAAATGCTTTGGTTTATTTCCATCTTCAGGAGCACAAGTCTGCCCGACATTTAATTCAGGATCTCAAGGAGAATGTTTTTGCTAAAGAAAATATTGCGCCAGACGGTGGTATCAGCCGTAGTAGTTTCTGTGAAGCCATCAATCACAGGGGACTCGAACAACTGCAATTTATCTTTGAGGATCTTTATAAACAGGCTCTTGAGTGTCATCCGGGTGAACACGCCGAGTTAGGAGAGTTGGTTTCCATTGACGGTAGTCTCATAAATGCAGTCCTTTCAATGCACTGGGCGAACTACAGAAAAGGAAGTAAAAAAGCCAAAGTACATTGCGGATTTGACATTAATCACGGAATCCCAAACAAAATCTTTTTGACTGAAGGCAACGGCGCTGAACGCACTTTTGTTCCCAAAATACTTTCCAAGGGGCAAACAGGTGTTATGGATCGTGGATATCAATCCCATAAAGAATTTGACCTGCTTCAGGAGCAAGGCAAACATTTTGTCTGCCGTATAAAAACCAGGACAACAAGAACAATTATTGATAACCACGAGACCCCTTCCGACAGCTACATTTTTTATGATGCACTGGTTAAACTTGGTACTCCGAATCAAAACCAGACGAAAAGGCCTGTTCGGGTTGTTGGCTATAAAATTGCTGGCGTCAAATACTATGTGGCAACTGACAGGCATGATTTAACAGCGGAACAAATAGCAACAATTTATAAACTCCGGTGGACCATTGAGGATTTTTTCAAATGGTGGAAAGAACATCTGAAGGTATATCATCTCATTGCCCGCAGTGAATACGGCCTTATGGTTCAGATTCTTGGCGGCCTTATTACTTACCTGTTACTGGCAATCCATTGCCAAAAACAGTTTAATGAAAAGGTCACGATCAAAAGAGTTCGGCAGCTGCGAACCGCCATTCTAAATGACCTGTTTGGCTGCGAGGAGCAGGGCTCTCATAGTTCAAACAGGGACAATATTGTCAAAGATCAAAAAATTATTGAGCAAGCAAAAACCTAA
- a CDS encoding methylenetetrahydrofolate reductase: MRVPALYRDKKPVISFEFFPFRDSKTQETFNRVIDGLSPLTPDYYSVTFGAGGSNREGSYDTVKTLIKDRQLPTVAYIAGYGLGPEDIRQVLDHYQDLGVETIFVLRGDKPREEGFTPHPDSFANASDLIEFIRSNYRFSLGCAGYPEGHVEAKTLESDIQFLKLKQDKGAEYSVVQYFYDNEFYFSYVDKCRNAGIEIPIIPGIMPVYTLKLTKILSRVCGAAIPPALQKKIDGVDPDNASAVLDMGIEYALGQCRGLLEKGVPGLHFYTMNRDRSTWEIVETLKKENLI; this comes from the coding sequence ATGCGCGTGCCAGCCTTGTACCGGGATAAAAAACCGGTGATTTCGTTTGAGTTCTTTCCGTTCAGAGATTCTAAAACCCAAGAGACATTCAACCGGGTTATTGATGGACTATCCCCCTTGACTCCTGACTATTATTCGGTCACCTTTGGGGCCGGGGGCTCAAACCGTGAGGGCTCCTATGATACGGTAAAGACCCTTATTAAGGACAGGCAATTGCCCACAGTGGCCTATATTGCCGGATACGGGTTAGGCCCTGAGGATATCAGGCAGGTTTTGGACCATTACCAGGACCTTGGGGTTGAAACCATTTTTGTTCTCAGGGGGGACAAACCCAGGGAAGAGGGCTTCACCCCCCATCCGGACAGCTTTGCCAATGCCTCTGATCTGATTGAATTCATTCGGTCCAACTATAGATTTTCCCTGGGATGTGCAGGTTATCCCGAAGGCCATGTTGAGGCCAAGACCCTTGAATCCGATATCCAGTTTTTAAAGCTCAAGCAGGACAAGGGTGCCGAGTATTCAGTGGTCCAGTATTTTTATGACAATGAATTTTATTTTTCCTATGTGGATAAATGCCGTAACGCCGGGATTGAAATTCCCATTATTCCGGGCATCATGCCGGTATATACCTTGAAACTGACAAAAATTTTATCCCGGGTCTGCGGGGCTGCCATTCCCCCGGCGCTTCAAAAAAAGATTGACGGGGTGGATCCGGACAATGCGTCTGCCGTCCTGGACATGGGCATTGAGTATGCCCTGGGTCAATGCCGGGGCCTGCTGGAAAAAGGGGTGCCGGGCCTTCATTTTTACACCATGAACCGGGACCGTTCCACCTGGGAAATTGTTGAGACCTTAAAAAAGGAAAATCTAATTTAA